One genomic segment of Ascochyta rabiei chromosome 20, complete sequence includes these proteins:
- a CDS encoding Sarcosine oxidase, which translates to MLFKRVSLLASAVWPASVFAAPAVGGGSHGNSTCRKTTVAVLGAGVAGITAAQALANQSITDFLIIEYNEQIGGRMRHTNFGSDSNGNPYLVELGANWISGTGTPDGPENPVWTFSKQSNLSSTFSNLSSIATYDETGAVDYMDILDEYDNSWSVFEQAAGRILTENLQDKSQRAGLSENGWKTQRDAKRKTVEWWMFDWDAAQTPEESSYVFATTAYNLTYYQFKDEDYFSIDQRGFNTWLKHEAAKFLQPNDRRLLFNTTVKGIEYSKSGVKINNEDGSCVEADYAICTFALGVLQEDVVEFTPKLPAWKESSIATFNMGTYTKIFLQFNETFWPTDKEFFLYAHPTTRGYYPQWQSLSMDGFFPGSNILMGTVVDEQSYRIEAQDDETTKAEVMEVLRQMFPDVDVPEPTAFMYPRWTSNPWTYGSYSNWPTGTTLEQHQNLRANVERLYFAGEHTSAEYFGFLHGAWFEGQEAGKRIAGMLAKECLNTDSGCGEYKSYEVLRGTTERSEYNDFNGMGADPFFVAEVADDSSVVTRRKR; encoded by the exons ATGCTCTTCAAGCGCGTATCATTGTTAGCGTCGGCCGTTTGGCCGGCCAGCGTATTTGCTGCGCCCGCTGTGGGAGGAGGGTCCCACGGTAACAGCACATGTCGAAAAACAACTGTTGCAGTTTT AGGTGCAGGTGTTGCCGGAATAACTGCAGCT CAAGCGCTCGCAAACCAGTCCATCACTGATTTCCTCATCATCGAGTACAACGAACAAATCGGCGGTCGTATGCGACACACTAATTTCGGCTCTGACTCTAATGGGAATCCATACCTTGTGGAGCTCGGCGCCAATTGGATATCAGGAACAGGCACACCCGATGGTCCTGAGAACCCAGTATGGACGTTCTCTAAGCAGTCCAATCTCTCCAGTACATTCTCAAACCTCAGTTCCATCGCCACTTACGACGAGACTGGAGCTGTCGATTACATGGACATTCTCGATGAATACGATAACTCATGGTCCGTTTTCGAGCAGGCTGCAGGAAGAATCTTGACCGAGAACCTGCAGGATAAAAGCCAGCGTGCAGGTCTTTCGGAGAATGGGTGGAAAACCCAGCGCGACGCCAAGCGCAAAACAGTGGAATGGTGGATGTTTGACTGGGATGCAGCACAAACGCCTGAGGAATCGAGCTATGTCTTTGCTACCACCGCATACAATCTCACTTACTATCAGTTCAAGGATGAGGACTACTTCAGTATCGATCAGCGTGGCTTCAATACATGGCTCAAGCATGAGGCTGCGAAATTTTTACAGCCGAACGACCGCCGACTCCTCTTCAATACAACGGTAAAGGGGATTGAATACTCCAAGTCTGGTGTCAAGATCAACAACGAGGACGGCTCCTGCGTTGAAGCCGACTATGCAATCTGCACGTTTGCATTGGGCGTGCTACAAGAAGATGTCGTCGAGTTCACCCCAAAGCTTCCGGCCTGGAAGGAATCCTCAATCGCCACCTTTAATATGGGCACCTATACCAAGATCTTTCTGCAGTTCAACGAAACCTTCTGGCCTACAGATAAGGAGTTCTTCCTGTATGCGCACCCTACAACCCGCGGGTACTACCCACAGTGGCAGTCACTTTCAATGGACGGCTTCTTCCCGGGCAGCAACATCCTAATGGGCACGGTAGTCGACGAACAGAGCTACCGGATTGAGGCTCAAGACGACGAAACGACCAAGGCTGAGGTCATGGAGGTCTTGCGTCAGATGTTCCCTGATGTCGACGTCCCAGAACCCACTGCTTTCATGTACCCTCGCTGGACGTCGAACCCCTGGACATATGGCAGCTACTCCAACTGGCCCACCGGTACGACACTGGAGCAGCACCAGAACCTCCGTGCCAACGTTGAGAGGTTGTACTTTGCTGGCGAACATACGTCTGCTGAGTACTTTGGCTTCCTGCATGGGGCCTGGTTTGAGGGACAGGAAGCAGGGAAGCGCATCGCTGGTATGCTTGCGAAGGAATGCTTGAACACGGATAGTGGGTGCGGAGAGTACAAGAGCTATGAGGTGCTGAGGGGTACGACTGAGAGATCGGAGTACAATGATTTCAACGGCATGGGTGCGGATCCGTTCTTTGTTGCGGAGGTCGCTGATGACAGTAGCGTTGTCACTCGTCGGAAGAGATAG